One genomic window of Quercus lobata isolate SW786 chromosome 9, ValleyOak3.0 Primary Assembly, whole genome shotgun sequence includes the following:
- the LOC115961796 gene encoding transcription factor MYB1R1-like, translated as MSIYNKKNNNNTTTTVVSGNYNSNNTSSSIGNYNNNNVSVATGNTDNAGRIKIFGKRWTEQEQRLFLTGLKELRKGNWRGISRRFVKTRSTSQVASHAQKYYLRQTAIDKKKTSVFDLSLNEANNVDNHNPMKKSVSMGNPSSEKVENNDSEDDAEDLADGVSQRKRWTEEEHKIFLIGLKKLGRGDWKGISQKFVTTRSPSQVASHAQKYFLRKAAIDKKKPRSSVFDVSLNETELAPKDFSVSHMEKSDTETSSLGASSSQALALVNRYPHVSMHIPSPAQMRPPVFGAPNYHSIPSIHSRASMSARMSLNLKLDILIPTPEQRYPLRRQEP; from the exons ATGAGTATctacaataagaaaaacaataacaatactACTACTACTGTTGTCTCTGGCAATTACAACAGTAACAATACTAGTAGTTCGATTGGcaattataataataacaatgttAGTGTTGCCACTGGCAATACTGACAATGCTGGCCGCATCAAAATTTTCG ggAAGCGATGGACTGAGCAAGAGCAGAGACTGTTTCTAACTGGTCTGAAGGAGCTTAGGAAAGGTAATTGGAGAGGAATTTCACGGAGATTTGTGAAGACCAGGTCCACATCCCAGGTTGCTAGTCATGCACAGAAATATTATCTGCGACAGACTGCAATTGATAAGAAGAAAACGAGTGTGTTTGACTTATCTCTGAATGAAGCT AACAACGTAGATAATCATAATCCTATGAAGAAGAGCGTTAGCATGGGAAATCCGAGCTCGGAAAAGGTCGAGAACAATGATAGCGAAGATGATGCTGAGGATCTTGCTGATGGCGTTAGTCAAC GGAAGCGATGGACTGAAGAAGAGCACAAAATATTCCTAATTGGTTTGAAGAAGCTTGGAAGAGGTGATTGGAAAGGAATTTCACAGAAGTTTGTTACCACCAGGTCCCCATCCCAGGTTGCTAGTCATGCTCAGAAATATTTTTTGCGAAAAGCTGCAATCGATAAGAAGAAACCTAGATCAAGTGTATTCGACGTATCTCTAAATGAAACT GAACTAGCTCCAAAGGATTTTTCAGTTTCACATATGGAGAAAAGTGATACTGAAACGTCGTCATTAGGG GCTAGTAGCTCTCAAGCTTTGGCATTGGTGAACCGATACCCACATGTCTCCATGCATATTCCATCACCTGCTCAAATGCGGCCCCCAGTATTTGGTGCTCCAAATTACCATTCGATTCCTTCCATT CATAGTAGGGCTTCAATGAGTGCAAGAATGTCGTTGAACTTGAAATTGGACATCCTCATACCTACCCCGGAGCAAAGATATCCTCTCAGGCGTCAAGAGCCGTGA
- the LOC115960611 gene encoding uncharacterized protein LOC115960611: MRQAAIDDKKKNRPSVFDLSLNEDELAPKDSLVSHTEKSGIEKALKASNSQALALVNNNENPLEATTAYQHNVNRSPHVALDIPPIAQMPPPVFGAPNYCRSPSTVNSASQSYSSWLPGTLQNSVFHHHRHSSHLVILD; this comes from the exons ATGCGACAAGCTGCAATTGatgataagaagaaaaataggCCGAGTGTGTTTGACCTATCTCTAAATGAAGAT GAACTAGCTCCAAAGGATTCATTAGTTTCACATACAGAGAAAAGTGGTATTGAAAAGGCATTAAAG GCTAGTAACTCCCAAGCTTTGGCATTGGTGAACAATAATGAGAACCCACTAGAG GCTACTACAGCATATCAACATAATGTGAATCGATCCCCACATGTTGCCTTGGATATTCCACCAATTGCTCAAATGCCACCCCCAGTATTTGGTGCTCCAAATTATTGTAGGAGTCCTTCCACG GTGAATTCCGCCAGTCAAAGTTATTCATCTTGGTTGCCTGGAACATTGCAGAATTCGGTATTCCATCACCACAGGCATTCCTCGCACCTAGTCATTCTCGATTAG